The following proteins are co-located in the Deltaproteobacteria bacterium genome:
- a CDS encoding NRDE family protein, translated as MCIILLALDVHPEYKLILLSNRDEFYNRPTAPLAFWDDFPDLLAGRDLKAGGTWLGVTLGGRIGALTNFRDPATRKERAPSRGNLLKRFLTGKESASAFLQNLQEKASRYNGFNLLIGDLEKIFWYSNRGRGAVRLKPGIYGLSNHLLDTPWPKVTWGKEALKQALHRPRSPEPSSLLEILHSRRIPDDELLPDTGVGIEWERLLAPIFVVSPKYGTRASSILLIDRKHRGIFWEESFGSDGKPLGTHRYTFQLMKSKIRR; from the coding sequence ATGTGCATCATACTCCTGGCCCTCGATGTCCACCCGGAATACAAGCTCATTTTATTATCCAACCGGGACGAGTTCTATAATCGTCCGACCGCACCACTCGCATTCTGGGATGATTTTCCGGACTTGCTTGCCGGAAGGGATCTGAAGGCAGGCGGAACGTGGCTCGGTGTAACGCTGGGAGGGCGTATCGGGGCCCTGACCAATTTCCGGGATCCAGCAACAAGAAAAGAAAGGGCGCCCTCAAGAGGAAATCTTCTCAAGCGCTTCCTGACGGGAAAGGAATCCGCTTCCGCTTTTCTCCAAAATCTTCAAGAGAAGGCCTCCCGGTACAACGGCTTCAATCTCCTTATCGGCGATCTCGAAAAGATTTTCTGGTACTCAAACCGAGGGCGGGGAGCTGTTCGTCTTAAACCGGGAATATACGGACTGAGCAATCATCTACTGGACACCCCCTGGCCTAAGGTGACCTGGGGAAAGGAAGCCCTGAAGCAGGCCCTTCACCGCCCAAGGAGTCCAGAACCTTCCTCGCTTCTCGAAATCCTGCACTCACGCAGGATCCCGGATGACGAGTTGCTTCCGGATACCGGCGTGGGGATTGAATGGGAAAGACTTCTCGCACCCATTTTCGTCGTCAGCCCAAAATACGGAACACGGGCCTCCTCAATCCTCCTCATCGACAGAAAACACCGGGGTATTTTTTGGGAAGAATCGTTCGGGTCGGACGGGAAACCCCTCGGAACCCATCGCTACACTTTTCAGTTAATGAAATCAAAGATCAGAAGATAG
- a CDS encoding fumarylacetoacetate hydrolase family protein, whose translation MKIAQFYKNDRIRLGLVKENVLVPIDYNGRMEELIRSESTDVTPGGDPISLDEVHLAPPLTSPSKIIAIGLNYLDHVRESKGTVPETPLVFSKFPSSLVGHRGQITWSTGLTQKVDFEAELAVIMGRKTRRCPEEEAMNHIFGYTCANDVSARDLQFGDGQWVRGKSLDTFCPLGPWITTVEEIPDPHDLTIKSRLNGVLMQDSNTSFMIFKIPYLISFLSRAFTLLPGDVILTGTPHGVGAFRDPSLYMNDGDQIEVEIEGIGTLSNTCRTFP comes from the coding sequence ATGAAGATAGCCCAATTTTACAAGAACGATCGTATCAGGCTGGGACTTGTCAAGGAAAATGTCCTCGTCCCAATTGACTACAACGGCAGGATGGAGGAACTGATTCGTTCCGAATCCACGGATGTCACCCCTGGAGGGGATCCGATCTCCCTTGATGAAGTCCATCTTGCTCCACCTTTAACCTCTCCTTCAAAAATAATCGCTATCGGACTGAATTACCTGGATCATGTCCGTGAAAGCAAAGGAACCGTCCCGGAGACCCCTCTCGTTTTCTCCAAGTTCCCAAGCAGCCTTGTTGGGCATCGCGGACAAATCACCTGGAGCACCGGGTTGACACAAAAAGTGGATTTCGAGGCTGAACTCGCGGTGATCATGGGAAGGAAGACCCGCCGATGCCCGGAAGAGGAGGCCATGAACCACATCTTCGGATACACCTGCGCCAATGATGTCAGTGCCCGAGACCTTCAATTCGGAGACGGACAATGGGTCAGAGGGAAATCCCTGGATACCTTTTGTCCGCTTGGGCCATGGATCACCACGGTGGAGGAAATACCCGATCCCCATGACCTCACGATCAAGAGCCGGCTAAACGGTGTCTTGATGCAGGACAGTAATACTTCTTTTATGATATTCAAGATTCCTTACTTGATCAGTTTTCTCTCCCGGGCCTTTACCCTGCTCCCGGGCGACGTGATCTTGACAGGAACACCTCATGGAGTGGGCGCGTTTCGCGATCCATCCCTTTATATGAATGACGGAGATCAAATAGAGGTGGAGATCGAAGGGATCGGAACACTGTCGAATACTTGCCGGACTTTCCCTTAG
- a CDS encoding trypsin-like peptidase domain-containing protein — protein MKAVTTLILILCLLPVTSQAAKLYKWVDEKGVVHFSDRKPEDPGKIRGPLEVRELKEPKSKETPSHPVLPSFSRNPIEHATHCTFTIKGPRRLGSGFFISSNGYAITCRHVIEGETGQVALLRNHSEFPISVISMSARHDLALLLVLYAKNTPFLSLRDPHTLVPGERLFTIGASAGLDSTITDGVFTGFRKMRKSGEVVIQFSAPVNRGNSGGPLIDEKGEVVGVVSMKYSKMNGVPVSGVGFAVLSSQVIEEYRSYIEGQK, from the coding sequence ATTCTAATATTATGTCTTTTACCCGTGACTTCTCAGGCGGCAAAGCTTTACAAATGGGTCGATGAAAAAGGTGTCGTCCATTTCTCCGACCGAAAACCGGAGGATCCAGGAAAAATCCGTGGCCCCCTCGAAGTGCGGGAACTCAAAGAGCCAAAATCAAAGGAAACCCCATCACATCCCGTCCTCCCCTCTTTCTCCCGCAATCCTATTGAACATGCAACCCATTGCACCTTTACAATAAAAGGACCGCGGCGTCTTGGGAGCGGCTTTTTCATATCTTCAAACGGGTATGCCATAACCTGTCGACATGTAATCGAGGGAGAAACAGGACAGGTGGCCTTGCTTCGCAATCATTCAGAATTCCCTATAAGTGTCATATCCATGAGTGCCCGGCATGATCTGGCCCTCCTGCTCGTACTATATGCGAAAAATACCCCCTTTCTCTCTTTGCGGGATCCTCACACCCTTGTGCCCGGGGAACGACTTTTCACCATCGGAGCCTCAGCCGGTCTCGATTCAACCATCACCGACGGTGTTTTCACGGGCTTCAGAAAGATGAGAAAAAGCGGGGAAGTGGTCATTCAGTTTTCTGCTCCAGTCAATCGCGGGAACAGCGGCGGTCCCTTGATCGATGAAAAAGGAGAGGTTGTGGGGGTGGTGAGCATGAAGTATTCGAAAATGAACGGGGTTCCGGTAAGCGGAGTCGGGTTCGCTGTTCTTTCAAGTCAAGTCATAGAAGAATACAGATCCTATATCGAGGGTCAAAAATAA
- a CDS encoding amino acid ABC transporter ATP-binding protein → MIKAKHVYKTFKTPDRKEVKALIDFNTHIKKGEVVVIIGPSGSGKSTFLRCLNRLEEIDSGQIIIDGVDISDKKVDINKVRAEIGMVFQLFNLFPHKTVLENVTLAQTVVRKRSREEAEEIAKELLHKVGILEKENVYPSQLSGGQQQRVAIARALAMRPKIMLFDEATSALDPEMIGEVLDVMKTLAREGMTMVVVTHEMGFAREVSDRVIFMDGGKIVEEGTAEHFFTNPEHERTKLFLSQIL, encoded by the coding sequence GTGATTAAGGCAAAGCACGTTTACAAGACCTTTAAGACTCCGGATAGGAAAGAAGTAAAGGCCCTGATCGATTTCAACACGCATATCAAGAAAGGGGAAGTGGTTGTTATTATCGGGCCCAGCGGTTCTGGTAAAAGTACTTTTCTGAGGTGCTTGAACCGGCTGGAAGAAATTGACAGCGGCCAGATCATAATAGACGGGGTCGACATATCCGATAAAAAGGTCGATATCAACAAGGTTCGTGCCGAAATCGGCATGGTTTTCCAATTGTTCAATCTTTTCCCCCACAAAACCGTGCTTGAAAATGTAACCCTGGCTCAGACCGTCGTTCGAAAGAGAAGCAGAGAGGAGGCAGAGGAGATAGCCAAGGAGCTGCTTCACAAGGTGGGTATTCTTGAGAAGGAAAATGTATATCCTTCACAACTTTCAGGGGGACAACAACAACGTGTAGCCATTGCTCGGGCCCTGGCTATGCGACCCAAGATCATGCTATTTGATGAGGCCACGTCGGCCCTGGACCCCGAAATGATCGGAGAAGTGCTGGATGTCATGAAAACCCTGGCAAGAGAAGGTATGACCATGGTGGTTGTAACTCACGAAATGGGATTTGCAAGGGAGGTTTCCGATCGGGTGATCTTTATGGACGGGGGAAAAATCGTAGAGGAGGGAACGGCCGAACATTTCTTCACAAACCCCGAACATGAAAGGACCAAGTTGTTTCTAAGCCAGATCCTATAA
- a CDS encoding amino acid ABC transporter permease, translating into MIFYYGSKSADDPTPRLRMGVLMIGFMLTLKISVVSIIFAVIIGTVVGIARLSKEPVTRGLSLAYVELIRNTPLLVQIYIIYFFVGSMLRLSAFVAGAAALAIFAGAYVGEIVRAGIQAIPKGQMEAARSLGMPYGTAMRHIILPQAFKQIIPPLAGQFISLIKDSSLVSVIALADLMFQGQQAVARTYSAFEIYFTVAFLYLVMTFTLSMATQYIERRLAISD; encoded by the coding sequence ATGATTTTTTATTACGGATCAAAGTCCGCCGATGATCCGACGCCCCGGCTTCGTATGGGGGTGTTGATGATCGGATTCATGTTGACGTTGAAAATCTCGGTCGTTTCCATAATTTTCGCCGTCATTATCGGTACCGTAGTCGGAATCGCCAGACTTTCAAAAGAACCTGTCACCAGGGGGCTTTCCCTCGCCTACGTGGAACTCATCCGAAATACGCCTCTTCTCGTCCAGATTTACATCATCTACTTTTTCGTGGGATCCATGCTCCGCCTATCCGCATTTGTCGCCGGGGCGGCGGCATTGGCCATCTTCGCTGGAGCTTATGTGGGTGAAATCGTGCGTGCCGGAATCCAGGCCATCCCAAAAGGACAGATGGAGGCGGCAAGATCTTTGGGAATGCCTTATGGAACGGCCATGCGGCATATTATTCTTCCGCAGGCCTTTAAACAGATCATTCCCCCATTGGCCGGTCAGTTCATCTCACTAATAAAGGACTCATCCCTTGTTTCCGTCATCGCGCTCGCTGATCTAATGTTTCAAGGACAGCAGGCCGTGGCAAGGACCTATTCCGCATTCGAAATTTACTTTACCGTCGCGTTTCTATACCTTGTCATGACCTTTACGTTATCAATGGCTACCCAGTATATCGAAAGGAGGCTTGCCATCAGTGATTAA
- a CDS encoding nitroreductase family protein has product MAELMEILKQRRSIRKFQEKALPDGLVEDVLESVRWSPSWANTQCWEVVVVKDPVTKEALAETLGKTNPARKAVLKAPVVLALCARLKQSGYYKGKAVTKFGDWFMFDMGIASQSLCLAACDHGLGTVIVGMLDHDKAGEILGVKEGCEVVALIPLGYPDQDPPAPKRRSVGEFIHFERF; this is encoded by the coding sequence ATGGCCGAGTTGATGGAAATACTCAAACAGCGGAGGAGTATACGGAAATTCCAGGAAAAGGCCTTGCCGGACGGCCTGGTCGAAGATGTTCTTGAATCCGTCAGGTGGTCCCCATCTTGGGCCAACACCCAGTGCTGGGAAGTTGTGGTGGTGAAGGATCCTGTTACGAAGGAAGCCCTGGCGGAAACCCTGGGAAAGACTAATCCCGCACGAAAGGCGGTTCTAAAGGCCCCGGTTGTCCTTGCACTTTGCGCCCGGCTGAAACAATCAGGATATTACAAGGGAAAGGCCGTCACCAAATTCGGAGACTGGTTCATGTTCGATATGGGCATCGCTTCGCAGTCCCTTTGCCTTGCGGCTTGTGACCATGGCCTTGGAACCGTGATCGTGGGCATGCTGGATCACGACAAGGCCGGGGAGATTCTGGGAGTGAAAGAAGGGTGTGAGGTTGTTGCCCTCATTCCTCTGGGTTACCCGGATCAGGATCCTCCTGCGCCCAAGCGAAGGTCGGTCGGCGAATTTATTCATTTTGAACGCTTTTAG
- a CDS encoding CBS domain-containing protein produces the protein MKIRTLMIPNPITIGEKASIQEAIEVMKEHSIRHLPVVGKNNKLKGFVTLADLKIGFIPSMVADLSLKDLMIRDPITVEPGDSVESAAQLIYTQKIGGMPVVENGRLVGIITQTDILRAFIDMMGILKSSSRIDVVIGQEAGSFKRALQIIHESGGDIINVGVVPQMTNERTYCFRLSSCKTTPIREALEAEGFQVLSAMD, from the coding sequence ATGAAGATCAGGACATTGATGATCCCTAATCCGATTACTATCGGAGAGAAGGCTTCGATCCAAGAGGCCATCGAAGTCATGAAGGAGCATTCCATCAGGCATCTGCCTGTTGTTGGGAAAAACAATAAGCTTAAAGGATTCGTGACCCTGGCCGACTTGAAGATCGGCTTTATTCCCTCGATGGTCGCGGATCTTTCCTTGAAGGATCTGATGATCAGGGATCCCATTACCGTTGAGCCGGGTGATTCCGTCGAAAGTGCGGCTCAACTTATTTACACCCAAAAGATCGGCGGTATGCCGGTTGTTGAAAACGGGAGACTGGTGGGGATAATTACACAGACGGACATCCTCAGGGCCTTCATAGACATGATGGGCATCCTGAAATCCAGTTCCCGAATCGATGTCGTGATCGGGCAGGAAGCTGGTTCTTTTAAACGGGCTCTTCAGATCATCCACGAAAGTGGTGGAGATATCATTAACGTCGGTGTAGTGCCCCAGATGACTAACGAACGAACCTATTGCTTTCGCCTTAGTTCCTGCAAAACGACCCCTATAAGAGAGGCCCTGGAGGCGGAAGGATTCCAGGTCCTATCCGCGATGGATTAA
- a CDS encoding PAS domain S-box protein: MIESKSSGKHASFRKIARELQLSKEECRKLREALRESEEKFQAFTEESPNMIFINKAGRIVYANKTCERRMGYEKSEFIDPNFDFRCLIAPESAEIVSENFKRHMKGDEIGPYEYTLITKKGERIDAIITSRLIQYEGERALLGIVTDITERKRAEEALRESEEKYRLLVENAKEAIFVLQDERICFYNSKAAEMGRRLGVNFEKSFLEYIYPEDRKLVKERHLQRLEGRPVPPEYTFRLIGQGGEVYWVNLNAVCINWQGRPATLNFMRDITAQKELESRLLQSQKLEALGNLAGGIAHDFNNLLMAIQGNASLMALDIPDDHMHQEFLKNIEKCVKSGSELTQQLLGFARGGKYHAKPTDLNELVRRNLQMFVRTKKEVHVHSRFQEDLWNVEIDRGQITQVLLNILLNAWQAMPGGGDLFVETRNMYLSEPDSIALDISRGRYVRISIRDTGTGMDEETLKRIFEPFFTTKERGRGTGLGLASAYGIIKNHGGGIGVSSKLRQGTIFDIYLPASERKPKKEKPKREDLFKGKEGLLFVDDEDLILVIGVKILEGLGYKVYAAKSGAEAIEIYRAKGNQIDLVILDIIMPGMGGLETYEQLKMIDPGVKVLLSSGYSVADQASEILQRGADGFIQKPYRIKSLSRKIREILEQ; this comes from the coding sequence ATGATTGAATCCAAATCCTCCGGGAAACATGCCTCCTTTCGAAAAATAGCCCGGGAGTTACAGCTCTCTAAGGAAGAATGTCGAAAGCTTCGGGAAGCCTTGAGGGAATCCGAAGAAAAGTTCCAGGCCTTCACCGAGGAATCACCTAACATGATTTTCATCAACAAGGCCGGACGCATCGTTTACGCCAACAAGACCTGCGAAAGGAGGATGGGATACGAAAAGAGTGAATTCATTGATCCGAACTTTGATTTCAGGTGTCTCATCGCCCCGGAATCAGCCGAAATCGTTTCGGAGAATTTCAAGAGACACATGAAGGGTGATGAAATCGGACCCTATGAATACACCCTTATAACCAAGAAGGGGGAACGGATCGATGCGATCATCACTTCCAGGCTTATCCAATACGAAGGGGAAAGGGCCCTGCTCGGAATCGTCACCGACATCACCGAAAGAAAACGGGCGGAAGAGGCCCTGCGGGAATCCGAGGAAAAGTATCGCTTGCTCGTGGAAAACGCCAAGGAGGCCATTTTCGTCCTTCAGGACGAAAGAATCTGTTTTTACAATTCGAAGGCCGCTGAAATGGGGAGACGCCTCGGGGTCAACTTCGAGAAATCCTTTCTGGAGTATATTTATCCTGAAGACAGAAAACTGGTAAAAGAACGTCACCTCCAACGCCTTGAGGGAAGGCCGGTTCCGCCGGAGTATACCTTCAGGCTGATTGGTCAAGGGGGTGAAGTATACTGGGTAAATCTTAATGCCGTATGTATCAACTGGCAAGGCCGCCCCGCTACCCTAAACTTCATGAGAGACATTACGGCACAGAAAGAATTAGAGTCAAGGCTGCTTCAAAGTCAAAAACTCGAGGCCCTTGGCAATTTGGCTGGAGGCATCGCTCATGATTTCAACAACTTACTTATGGCTATCCAGGGCAATGCATCCCTCATGGCATTGGACATCCCTGATGATCACATGCACCAGGAATTCCTGAAAAATATTGAAAAATGCGTAAAGAGCGGATCAGAACTTACGCAGCAACTACTTGGATTTGCAAGGGGTGGCAAGTATCACGCAAAACCTACCGACCTCAACGAACTCGTTCGAAGGAATCTCCAGATGTTTGTACGAACCAAGAAAGAGGTCCATGTTCACAGCCGTTTCCAGGAGGATCTTTGGAATGTTGAAATCGATCGGGGTCAGATCACTCAGGTACTTCTGAACATCCTTCTCAATGCCTGGCAAGCTATGCCCGGGGGTGGGGATTTGTTCGTGGAGACCCGGAATATGTATCTCTCGGAGCCGGATTCCATCGCGTTGGACATCTCCCGCGGGAGGTATGTCAGGATCTCCATCAGGGATACCGGCACAGGCATGGATGAAGAAACCTTGAAGAGGATATTCGAGCCCTTCTTCACAACCAAAGAAAGAGGTAGGGGAACAGGACTGGGCCTGGCCTCCGCATACGGTATCATCAAAAATCACGGGGGCGGAATTGGGGTTTCCAGTAAATTGAGGCAGGGGACCATCTTCGACATCTACCTTCCTGCCTCCGAAAGAAAACCAAAGAAAGAGAAACCCAAAAGAGAAGATCTCTTCAAGGGGAAAGAAGGACTCCTGTTCGTGGACGACGAAGATTTGATACTTGTGATCGGCGTTAAGATCCTTGAAGGGTTAGGATATAAAGTGTATGCGGCAAAAAGCGGCGCAGAGGCGATAGAGATTTACAGGGCCAAAGGGAACCAGATTGATCTCGTCATTCTCGATATTATTATGCCGGGGATGGGAGGTCTGGAAACATATGAACAACTCAAAATGATAGACCCGGGGGTCAAGGTGCTGCTGTCCAGTGGTTACAGCGTTGCTGATCAGGCCTCGGAGATCCTGCAGCGCGGTGCCGATGGATTCATCCAGAAGCCTTACCGGATCAAGTCTCTTTCTCGCAAGATCCGGGAAATCCTGGAACAGTAA